The genomic stretch aggaaggacaGAAGTGATTCACGCCAGGTTCGTCATCGGGGCCGATGGAAGCCGAAGCTGGACTCGCAGCGCTTTGGGCTTCGACTTTCTCGGAGACGACGGCGAAGAGGATGTGGGGGGGATTTTAGATTGCATTGCGACGTCGAACTTTCGTAAGTGACATCTCTCCAACCAACGAACAACCTTGAACTACGCTCACGTATTGCGAAGCGGATATCCGGATCCAATCGATGATTGTCAAGGACGGGCGTGGGGCGGGCTTTGTGCCAAGGGAGGATGGATTGCTACGCATTGCAGCCCCAGTTCCTAGCAGGTCCGAAGCGACTCCAGAAGCCATCCTCAGGTCACTGAGAGAAATACTTTCGCCGTATGAGATTGATATTACTCATATTGATTGGTGTGGAGTATTTGGGACCAGGCGTCGTGTCTCAAGTTCATCTTCGAAGCACTCTCGTGTGTTTCTCGTTGGAGACGCATTGCATGTCCATTCTCCCAGAGCAGGGATCGGCATGAACTTCAGTATACAAGACGGTAAATCTACTCTTATGCGTTGCATATCTTCTCTAACATCTTTCAGCATACAACCTAGGGTGGAAAATTGCGCACGTTGTCAAGGGAATCTCTCCCCTTTCGATTTTGAAGACGTATGACGAGGAGCGTGGACTAACTACTAAACAACTCGTCGCTTTCGATAAAGCTTTGTCGGACGAATCGCCTGTCGGTGCGAACTTCTCAGCTCACGGAACATATCAACAGCTTCGAGACAATCTTCCATTTTCAAGCACTACGGCAATCGAGTACGAGGCTGGATTGCTTGCTGCTAAACAAGGTGGTTTGATTGTTTCTAAGCAATATTTGGCACCTGGTATCCTTGTAGGCAGGCGTCTACCCTCGCAGACGGTGGAAAGACATGCGAATGGAGAATCAGTTGACTTTGGAAAATCATTCCCTAGTGACGGTCGGTACCGGATTGTCGTCTTTGCGGGCATGATATCGCAACCGGAGCAGCTACGCCGTCTGGAAAACGTCAGCCAGGTGCTAGAGCTCCCTGGGGCATTTCTTCGACGTCTGGGTGAGCGTGCAATCACACCCCAAGATGTATTTGAGATCCTCGTCGTGCATAGCGCGAGCAGGGATGATGTCGAGATTGCCGACTTGCCCCCGTCCCTCTTTAAGAATGGCGATCCCTTCAGGCAAGTCTTCGTGGATAATAACGAATCGAGGTCATGGACCTTGAGCGAAGCATACAGCAGATATGGGATAAGTAAAGACAGGGGTTGTCTTGTCCTAGTTCGGCCTGACAGGCACGTCATGTATATTGGAGAGTTGGAGGATGTCACCGAGATGATCAAACTGTTGACCTCGATTTTACTTTGATTCCGAGAACTGTTATAGTTTGAATGTTCTTCTAGAATAGATTCTACAACCTTGCGTTAGCTGCACTCTCTTGTTCCATCTATCTTTGTTATCAAAACGGACCTGGACAGCTGGGTCAGCAAGAAAAATATCGAGGGCATTTGTTCTACCTCAGGAGGTGATGCCGCATTCCGTATCCTTTTCCATCGTTGAGGAGAAAGTCGGTCCGGTTTACTTTCGCTTTCGAGAAATCTAGATGTTGGCACTTGATTTCGGTTTAAAAGCGAGATATAGAACAGCCTATTGTAATATTCTCCAGCAGGTTAAAAGGTTCAAACAGAGTGGCTCAGTTTACCCGAAATCCCCAACTGTGAGCGCTCATGGTATACTCAACCCTACTCAGTTTGCTTAGGGTACATTCCAATAGTATCATGAACACTTCCAGAATTTTCGCCGTGCGTAACCGCCGCCGCCTAATAAGCATGGGCAATCTTCACTCCATCAGGGTATAACTACATTTTCTCCTATTTAACGCCTACCCGTCTGTCGGAGACAGACCTATTGCAAATGTCGATGACTTATCCTGCAGGtcattgttcttgtctttccctcAATTCGGATACGTGATCACGACTATTCCCAATTACTAACTCCCCGCCGCATttcatcttcgacctccGATTGTGGGTGGACTTGAGATATACCTGTCAGCCGCCATGGTGCGTGTTTATGCGATATTAACTCGCATATCGGTCCTACTGGATTCTAATAGTGTCAACAAGTCTTGCGTGTTCCAGAGTACTATAAAGTGGTTTGCGTGGTAGGTTAGAGATTGACCTACCATAGCAATGCTGGTTAAATCAAACGCTGACCGAATATTCTAATATAGGCTTATATCATTTCAATATACGATATGCTCTCATACTCGTCACTTGCAGCACCTTAGAGCATTGACCTCTACGACAAGACTTCCGAACAAGGCACGGCTCGCGCCCATCATGGCGTAGTGCAGAACTAGTACGAGATACGATTGGACTATTTCCTCACAAGACTTTATGTGATAAGCCCCCATCTAATAAGGCTTTCCGCCCCCAAAGAATGTAATCTTTCAATTCTCATATCGCCCCCACGGATTGCTTAGGAAGGTAAGCCAGAGGAGATGATGTGAGATGGGCATTTTTCACAGGGCAAGTCAGCCTTGCCTTGGAAACCCTTGTCATAGAACACAAGTGAGGTGTTGCTTCCTGATAATGTGTGTGCCGTATCGTCCGTTCGTCCGAAGGACAGACTGCTTCGCCGAGGTTCACACGATTCCAGACCGTTGATTGATGCATCTATACTGTGCTTTTTGCTCTGAACCAAGACCAGAGGTGTGTGCGCCGAGCCTGACTCCATGATAGCTTGGGGTGCTCATAGGCCTCACGGCGTTGGTGTTGATATGCAATATATCAGCCGTTCAGGTACATACTAGCTTCATTTACTGACATCTTATATCCTGTGATGGGGCATACTTAATCTAGATACAGAGGTTTGCACAATTGCCCTGCGGCTCTTGGCAGACGTCGGAAGACATATCTTATACATATAATTCAtgattgttattatttttgTCAATTTAACATTGAAAACATGACTTTCTCGTTTTTGTCCACCGTTATACTCACCTCCATTGTTCGAATCTGAGCCACTTAACTTTTAAAGTACACAAAGGGTGCTAAACCCACCACCCACAAATTTCCAACTGATGTGTGATTTGATAAGTAATGTGGGGGCATGCTTCCTGGCCGCGTTAGGCGCACCCATCAATAGCCACTTTAACCGAAAGGCTTCACATCAAGGTTCTCTCAATTGACTTGTCTAACTCGGCGGAATATATGCCAACGTGTCCATATTCGGGGAGTGTCCGAATGGCTGTTGATGGTGACTATCGCGAAGATAACAAAGCTTGTCCCTGTTTACTGTATATTGTGCAAGTTTGCATTTGGTTTTCGAAAGACAGAGTCTGGTGCACTGCTCAATAGACTCTGCGAAGGTTCCTCCTGGATTGAGAATCGTATACACCCTATTTGCTGGGACTTGTAGTGTGTAAGTATGCATATTCTAATATGTTGGCCTGCTTAGGGATTGACATACCTTGCTGTGGATAATAGAGCATCTTGCCCCATGTACCTGTTAACGCCCTGTTAGTTTCTATAATCTTTGTTAATTCAGTAAGCAGATCACAGTATAACATAGTCTTTAGCACATCGTTCTCCTTTTGTAAGTTTTCAGCATGCTTCTCCAGACCTTCTATCTTCCCAAGacattcttcctttgcctcCCTTCACGGTTCAAGTGACTCATTCCGACCAACCATATACACATATCCTGGGGCATCAGTGTATATATCGGTCTCGAAATCAGTAGCATGGTCGCTCCACCAGCAAGTggcatctttcttcttccacaaagCTCCCTTGTATCCCGGTATCTCGCTACATGCCAAAGTGCACGCTTCGATAGAGGGTACATTTTTAATCTTATCATTCCAATACTGCGGGTAGGTGTCGCAATAGTATCGAACAAAGTATCCCAGGGCTACCTGCACTTCGTTGTCGCTGGGATTGGCACAGACTTTGTTGTACTCCGATTCTCCTAACGGGTGATCAGGAGAATCCTCGGCAGTTATTGAAGCCTGGCCT from Aspergillus oryzae RIB40 DNA, chromosome 1 encodes the following:
- a CDS encoding uncharacterized protein (predicted protein), giving the protein MRPLTLLPLLSNAYSQGQASITAEDSPDHPLGESEYNKVCANPSDNEVQVALGYFVRYYCDTYPQYWNDKIKNVPSIEACTLACSEIPGYKGALWKKKDATCWWSDHATDFETDIYTDAPGYVYMVHGARCSIIHSKEEPSQSLLSSAPDSVFRKPNANLHNIQ
- a CDS encoding uncharacterized protein (2-polyprenyl-6-methoxyphenol hydroxylase and related FAD-dependent oxidoreductases), whose amino-acid sequence is MTTSLQSTTDVVIIGAGPSGLMAALWMARCGVKTRIIDARATKVFRGHADGMQTGTLEIFDSFGIVEDLYNKAAPSVEMTIWAGSKDAPLKRVARFPKWSPDLGNTERALLDGMKAFDGLEVERGVLATAINIDEAGIHDPKAHAIKLTPYLKRKVAGKEGRTEVIHARFVIGADGSRSWTRSALGFDFLGDDGEEDVGGILDCIATSNFPDIRIQSMIVKDGRGAGFVPREDGLLRIAAPVPSRSEATPEAILRSLREILSPYEIDITHIDWCGVFGTRRRVSSSSSKHSRVFLVGDALHVHSPRAGIGMNFSIQDAYNLGWKIAHVVKGISPLSILKTYDEERGLTTKQLVAFDKALSDESPVGANFSAHGTYQQLRDNLPFSSTTAIEYEAGLLAAKQGGLIVSKQYLAPGILVGRRLPSQTVERHANGESVDFGKSFPSDGRYRIVVFAGMISQPEQLRRLENVSQVLELPGAFLRRLGERAITPQDVFEILVVHSASRDDVEIADLPPSLFKNGDPFRQVFVDNNESRSWTLSEAYSRYGISKDRGCLVLVRPDRHVMYIGELEDVTEMIKLLTSILL